In Marinitoga sp. 1197, one genomic interval encodes:
- a CDS encoding GGDEF domain-containing protein: MKRRNVRTASVVYYRDIRTHIVIFVLILFGILAIIRNILLNDYTGATSNGMRFLAILIIRFGLYITSPVTDISIYTFSIFNLFNIDIFYINNITFGISLLLSFRDMLRARKYIFTDSLTGLLNRRYYVEIIPKVIKLKEYIGKDFGIIVLDLDNFKPVNDKFGHKSGDYVLKKVGEIINNSVRKSDLAIRYGGDEFVILVSTKDEKILDDIIKRIEEKIKADLKIYNVSVSAGKSMKFKDDNITIDEMFEKADKNMYENKKRRKHAR; this comes from the coding sequence TTGAAAAGACGGAATGTGAGAACTGCATCTGTTGTTTATTATAGAGATATAAGAACACATATAGTAATATTTGTGCTGATTCTTTTTGGAATTTTAGCCATAATACGTAATATTTTGCTAAATGATTATACTGGTGCTACCAGTAATGGAATGAGATTTTTAGCTATTTTAATAATAAGATTTGGATTATACATCACTTCACCAGTAACCGACATATCGATATATACTTTTAGCATTTTTAATTTGTTTAATATTGATATCTTTTATATAAATAATATAACTTTTGGAATATCATTGCTATTATCTTTTAGAGATATGCTAAGAGCAAGAAAATATATTTTCACAGATTCTTTAACGGGTTTATTAAATAGAAGATATTATGTTGAAATAATACCTAAGGTAATAAAGCTGAAAGAATATATTGGTAAAGATTTTGGAATAATTGTTCTGGATCTTGACAATTTTAAACCTGTAAACGATAAATTTGGTCATAAATCAGGAGATTATGTCTTAAAGAAAGTTGGAGAAATAATAAATAATTCTGTAAGAAAATCTGATCTTGCTATACGATATGGCGGTGATGAATTCGTTATTTTAGTCAGCACAAAAGATGAAAAAATTCTTGATGATATTATTAAAAGAATTGAAGAAAAAATAAAGGCAGACTTAAAAATATATAATGTTTCCGTATCTGCAGGGAAAAGTATGAAATTCAAAGATGATAATATTACAATAGATGAAATGTTCGAAAAAGCTGATAAAAACATGTATGAAAATAAAAAGAGGAGAAAACATGCTCGATAG
- a CDS encoding DUF501 domain-containing protein, producing MDITTPTKKDIEIIEKQINREPHKIISIPKRCSFGFPQVIQSFPLKDGKPFPTLYWLTCPHLTKEVGKLEASGKIKEWEEEIKNSENLKELYLNAHLEEKEKRNAFLKDQEIWIIKRFENIGIGGIKNFESIKCLHLQLASYLGGTKNPIGERVWHSIEKTECENCICCLL from the coding sequence ATGGATATCACTACTCCTACAAAAAAGGATATAGAAATAATAGAAAAACAAATAAATAGAGAACCTCATAAAATAATATCAATACCAAAAAGATGTTCATTTGGTTTCCCACAGGTAATACAAAGTTTTCCACTAAAAGATGGAAAACCCTTTCCTACCCTCTATTGGTTAACATGTCCTCATTTAACAAAAGAAGTTGGAAAACTGGAAGCTTCTGGCAAGATAAAAGAATGGGAAGAAGAAATTAAAAACAGTGAAAATTTAAAAGAATTATATTTAAATGCTCATCTCGAAGAAAAAGAAAAGAGAAACGCTTTTTTAAAAGATCAAGAAATATGGATTATTAAAAGATTTGAAAATATAGGAATAGGTGGTATTAAAAATTTTGAAAGTATTAAATGTCTGCACTTACAGCTGGCATCATATTTAGGAGGAACAAAAAACCCTATTGGAGAAAGGGTGTGGCATAGCATTGAAAAGACGGAATGTGAGAACTGCATCTGTTGTTTATTATAG
- a CDS encoding 50S ribosomal protein L11 methyltransferase, which yields MEFLEYIFVLPMHMEESIETFFSLNDFKNYYIDKPTKGQNVIKVYINKKNPETHVIDFLKDNLELLSKKDITEDDWLKPWRDSLKPFEFIKNIWIIPDPDKEHDLPDNVKIIKIIPGTAFGTGLHPTTKLAAKNLMKVVDNGSDVLDIGTGTGILSIISKLHGADKVLAIDYDILAVEKAKETFELNGLNISVKQSDLLYKIEKEKFDIIIANIVVPILIRLLNDEKLDEILNENGYLILSGINKEREKEIINKIFEKEYNIISREEDSGWISLLLQKRI from the coding sequence ATGGAATTTCTAGAGTATATTTTTGTATTACCAATGCACATGGAAGAGAGTATTGAAACATTTTTTTCATTAAATGATTTTAAAAATTATTATATTGACAAACCAACAAAAGGACAGAATGTTATAAAAGTATATATTAACAAAAAAAATCCTGAAACTCATGTTATAGACTTTTTAAAAGATAATCTTGAATTACTTTCGAAAAAAGACATTACAGAAGATGATTGGTTAAAACCATGGCGTGATTCATTGAAACCATTTGAATTTATCAAAAATATCTGGATAATACCTGACCCGGATAAAGAGCATGATTTGCCGGATAACGTGAAAATAATAAAGATAATACCTGGCACAGCTTTTGGAACTGGATTGCATCCAACTACAAAGTTAGCTGCTAAAAATTTAATGAAGGTTGTTGACAATGGCTCAGATGTTCTTGATATAGGAACAGGCACAGGTATATTATCTATAATTTCTAAATTACATGGAGCAGATAAAGTTTTAGCCATAGATTATGATATTTTAGCAGTCGAAAAAGCTAAGGAAACATTTGAATTGAATGGGTTGAATATAAGTGTAAAACAATCAGATTTGCTTTATAAAATCGAAAAAGAAAAATTCGATATAATAATAGCAAATATTGTTGTTCCTATATTGATACGATTACTCAATGATGAAAAATTAGATGAAATATTAAATGAAAATGGTTATTTAATATTATCAGGAATAAATAAAGAAAGAGAAAAAGAAATAATTAACAAAATATTTGAAAAGGAATATAATATAATTTCAAGAGAGGAAGATTCTGGATGGATATCACTACTCCTACAAAAAAGGATATAG